Genomic window (Candidatus Desulfarcum epimagneticum):
GAAACAGCCTGATTTGATCCGGACGCTTCCGGGCGGCCTCCAGCAGGTTGAAGGTTCCGTTGATGTTGGTGGCGATGAAATCGGCGGGGCCGGATATGGAGCGGTCCACATGGGATTCGGCGGCGAAATGACACACCGTGTCGATGTCGAACTCATCGAACACCGCGTCCACGGCGTCGTAGTCGCGGATATCGGCCCGGACGAAGAAAAGCCTTCCGGGATTTTTTTCCTCAAGCCCGGCGAGGTTTTCGGGATTGCCGGCGTAGGTCAGTTTGTCCACATTGATGACCCGGCCGTCAAAATCATCCAGGCCCAGGATGAGCCGGATAAAATTGGCCCCGATGAATCCGCAGCCGCCTGTCACCAGGATATTTTTCATTTCAGGCAATCTCCTTTGTCCGGCGCCGGATGGGTGGCTTTAAGTCAAACGTAACGGACTTTTCACGACGACGCCATATATAAAGGCATACAATCAAAGGGCTTTGCATGTCAAGATATAAAGGGCGCCGGGGGGCGGGGCGAAATTTGCGCTTTTCTTTGGGGGGCGCATATGATACGTGATGCGAAGAAAAAAAAAATTTAAACTTTGAAGGAGAAAATCAGAATTCTATGCATTACGAAGGAAATATCATCCGGCCTCCCAGCGAGGCCAACAGCATACTTTTGCAGGCCACGGTGGGGTGTTCGCGAAACAAATGCACGTTTTGCGGAACCTATGGCGGAGAGCGTTTCAAAATCAAGGACGATTCCACTATCATGGCGGACATCGAGTTCGCCGCCGAGAATTGCCGGCGTCAGCGCCGTGTGTTTATCTGCGACGGCGACGCGCTGATCATCCCCCAGAAACGGCTTCTGGCCATTTTGAAACAGATCGAAAGAAGGCTTCCCTGGGTGACCCGGATCGGGGCCTACGCCAACGCCAAGAGCCTGGACCTTAAATCCGACGGGGAGCTTAAAGAGCTTCGGGCGCATGGACTGGGCATTTTATACATGGGCCTTGAGAGCGGCGACGACGTCACATTAAAAAACATCAAAAAAGGCGCCGACGGCGACGCCATGGTCCGCATGGGGCAAAAGGCCAAAAAGGCGGGATTCAAACTGTCCGTCACCGTTCTCCTGGGGATCGCCGGAAAAAAGCGCTCAAAGATTCACGCCGAAAAGACCGGCGAGGTCCTGTCCCGAATGGACCCCGACTACGTGGGGGCGCTGACCCTGATGCTGATACCGGGAACCCCTTTGGACGACGATTTCAAGGCCGGGAAATTCGAGCTTCCCGACGCCTTTGAAATGCTTTCGGAGCTGCGGGTCATGCTGGCGCATACCCATCTGACGCGGGGGCTTTTTCACGCCAACCACGCCTCCAATTATCTCCCCATACGGGCCCGGCTTCCAAAAGAGCAAAAAAAGACCCTGGCGCTCATCGACCAGGCGCTGGCCGGAAAAATCGAACTCAGGCCCGAACAGTATCGAGGACTTTAATCCATCATTTAAAAAAGATAAACTCGTAAAAAATGAATCAGACGGCGCCGTAATATACAAGGCGTGGTGGTTTTTTAATAAGCGAGGCGATACCCAGTATGCCGAACGAACAAAAAAACGCCGCGACGCATTTTTTTACGATGTCGTCAAAAAAGGAGACCCGGATCATGAGCCCAGAGGTTTCAGAACAAGACCCCAAACTGGATGAGCGTTGCGTCAACGCCATTCGGGCGTTGTCCATGGACGCCATTCAAAAGGCCGCCTCCGGGCACCCCGGCGCCCCCATGGGGCTCGCCCCGGCCGGATACGCGCTGTGGGCCCAGGCCCTCAAACACAATCCTGAAAATCCCCAATGGCCGGACCGGGATCGTTTTGTCCTTTCATGCGGACACGCCTCCATGCTGCTTTACAGCCTGCTGTATCTCACCGGGTACGATGTGAGTCTGGACGACCTCAAACGGTTCCGCCAGTGGCGGAGCAAAACCCCCGGCCATCCCGAATTCGGCCACACCCCCGGGGTGGAGACCACCACAGGCCCCCTGGGACAGGGCTTTGCCAACGCCGTGGGCATGGCCATGGCCGAGCGGCGCCTGGGCGCCATGTTCAACCGCCCGGACTGCGAGGTCGTGGATCACCACACCTTTGTGTTCTGCGGCGACGGGGACATGATGGAGGGCATCTCCGCCGAGGCCGCCTCTCTGGCCGGGCGGCAGGGGCTGGAAAAACTCATCTGCGTGTACGACGACAACCGGATTTCCATCGAGGGAGAGACCCGGATCACCTTTACCGAAGATGTGGGGGCCCGGTTCGCGGCCATGGAATGGCATGTGATCAAAGTGAAAGACGGAAACCGGGCGGACGCTGTTTTGAGCGCCATTAAAGAGGCCAAAGCCGAGACCCATCGGCCCTCCATTATTCTTTTAAGGACCCATATCGCATTCGGCAGCCCCAACAAGCAGGATTCCGCCGACGCCCACGGCGCGCCCCTGGGAGAGGAGGAGGTCCGCCTGACCAAAAAGAGCCTGGGGCTGTCCCCGGACGATTTTTTCCACGCGCCGGACGATGTTCTGGCGCATTGCCGCCGTCGCGGGGAGGCGGGCAAAAGGGCTGAGGAAAAGTGGCGGGAAAGACACGAGCGTTTCAAAGCCGCCGATCCCGAAGCGGCGGCCATGTGGGAGAGGGCGCTTCAAGGAAACTGGCGGGGCCTTTTTGAAAAGGGGCTGTTTGAGGAAGCGTCCCATGACCCCGTGGCCACCCGCGCCGCGTCCGGAAAGGCCCTTAACGCCGCGGCCCGAAAGATGCCCGAGCTGATGGGGGGATCGGCGGACCTGGCGCCGTCCAACAAAACCCTGATCGAAGACTCCCATGATTTCCAGAAGGAGACCCCGGACGGGCGAAACATTCGTTTCGGGGTCCGGGAGCACGCCATGGGGGCCATCATGAACGGCATGGCCCTTCACGGGGGGCTGAGGCTTTATGGGGGGACATTCCTGGTTTTTTCGGATTACATGCGCCCGGCCATTCGCCTGGCCGCGCTCATGAAGCTGCCGGCGATCTATGTGTTCACCCATGACAGCGTCGCCGTGGGGGAGGACGGGCCCACCCACCAGCCGGTGGAGCATCTGGCCGCATTGCGCGCCATTCCCGGGCTTTCGGTCATTCGGCCGGCGGACGCCCTGGAAACCGGCGAGGCGTGGAAAATCGCCCTGGAAAGCGACGGCCCCGTCGCGCTGATTTTAAGCCGTCAGAAACTCCCGGTTTTAACGGACGGGAAACAGGCCCCCGGGGAAATCGACAAAGGCGCGCGGATTGTCTGGGAAGCGGACGAAACGCCCGAGATCATTCTCATTGGAACGGGCTCCGAGGCTCACGTGTGCCTGGAGGCGGGAAAACGCCTGGCCGAAAAGGGCGTGAGCGCGCGGGTGGTGAGCATGGCCTCCTGGGAGCTGTTTGAAAAAGCCCCGGAGGACCACCGAAACGCCGTGCTGGACCCCGCCGTCAAGGCCCGCCTGGCCGTGGAGGCGGGAATCTCCATGGGATGGGAAAAATACATCGGAAGCGGCGGCGCCATGATCGCCATGAACGGCTTCGGCGCCTCGGCCCCGGGGGGAGCCCTGCTCAAACGCTTCGGCTTCACCCCGGAGGCGGCGGTCCAGAAGGCTTTGGATATTCTTGGTAAATAGCGCCGTTGAAAGGCTATCATGTCAATGAGTAAAAATGATCAGGACATTCATACGGAAGAAAATGGACAAGAGGAGGAGCCTGAAGGGCTGGACACACCCTCGGAGTCAAGCGGATGGGGGGGGGATTATCCCCTTGATTCTGTTTTTGTCCGCAAGGAACATCGAACCGTCAGTGAAGTCATCAAGCGGATTAAAGCAAAGCGTTTTATATTGAATCCGGATTTCCAGAGGGATTTTGTCTGGTCGATAAAAAAACAGTCCCGGCTCATTGAATCCTGCCTGATGCGCATTCCCCTGCCGGTTTTATATGTGGCTGAGGACAGGGATGGAAAAATTGTGGTGGTGGACGGTTTGCAGAGACTTATCACTTTTTCCCGTTATTTGGACGACGAATTTGCCCTCAGGGGATTGGGAGAGGGCAAGGCGGACTTCCCCGGGGACAATCTGCTTCTCGGGAAAAAGTTCACTGACTTGCCTTTAAACTTGCAGGAGCGCGTGGAAGACACCCAACTCACCCTGTGTATCCTTGATTCCAAAGCCCCCAATCGGGCAAAACTCGACATTTTTGAACGGGTGAACAGCGGTGAGCCCCTTTCCCGGCAGCAGATGCGAAACTGCCTTTTTAACGGCCCGGCGACCCGATGGCTTCGAAAAGCCTCTCAAAGCAAAGCTTTTCTCAAAGCCACAGGGGGAGGGCTCAGCAAAAAGACCATGCGGGACCGGGAGGCCATTAACCGTTTCTGCGCCTTTAGGCTCCTCGGCCCTGAAAAGTACAAAGGCGATATGGATGACTTTTTGGCCAAATGCCTGGAAAGAATGAACGAAACGGGCAAAGAAGACCTTGAAAACCTTTATCATGCCTTCGATCGTTCCATGAGTTCCAATTATTTTTTGTTTAAAAAACATGCCTTTCGAAAATCCTTGACTGAAACCGGCCCGGGACCCCGAAAGACTGTCATCAACATCGCGCTGTTTGATGTTTGTTCGGTGATATTTTCCAAAATAGACCCGTCCATTGTGGAAGACAACGCGGAAAAAATCAGGGCCGCTATAATCAAGCTACTGAAAGAAGATGGTTTTGTCAGAGGGATCACCTATGGGACCAATAATTTGTTTCAAGTTCTTTTGCGTTTTGCTTGGATGAAAAAGGCCGTCGAGGAGGCCCTTTAATTATGCCGGATCATTTAAAACTTTTCAATTTTAAATGTTTTGATTCCCTTGCCCTGCCATTGAGTCCCCTGACCCTTCTAACCGGCTTTAACGCCGCCGGGAAATCCACAGCCTTGCAGGGTTTGCTGCTGCTTGCCCAAGCTTTCAGATTCGGCGGGCGATCCGGGGATTTGAATTTAAACGGCCCCCTGGCCCGCCTGGGAACCCCCGGCGAGGTGATAAGCTCGGGAAAAGGAAATATTGTCTTTGAAGTGGGGGACGAAACAGCGGATATCAAATGGGAGTTTCAGGCGACTGATCGGACCAAGGGCATATCCGCGCGGCTCCAAAGCGTGGAAATCAAAACTTCCCAGGGAACCGAGTTGTTTGAAGGCGGTGAAAAATGGGATATGTTTTTGCCTCCCGAAGCCCCGGAATCCTCCATTCATCTGGCCCGAAAATTGCGGGACCTGATTTTTATCAGCGCCGTCCGCCCGGCAGTCTCCGACGCCTTTCCTTCCCCGGAGGACGCCTCCCTTGTTCATGCCGATGTCGGGGTCCAGGGAGAATTCGCCCCCTGGTGGTTCCAGAATTTTCTTGATGAAGATGTGGAGGACTCCCGCTGTCATCCATCGGATCAGGCCAAAACATTGCGGCGGCAATTCAACGCCTGGGCCGGACAGCTTTTCCCGGGGGCGCAGGCCAACGCCCATTTGATTGAAAAAACAAATTTAACCCGGCTGGAGCTTCGCATCGGCGATACCGGCGACTGGAGAAGGCCGTCCAACATCGGCTACGGGCTGACTTACGCGTTTCCTGTGATCGTGGCGGGGCTTCTGGCAAAGCCCATGCAGATATTGATCATAGACAGTCCCGAGGCCCACCTGCATCCTTTGGGTCAATCCGAAATGGGGCGATTTCTGGCAAAAATAGCCGCCGCCGGGGTCCAGGTCATGATTGAGACCCACAGCGACCATGTCATCAACGGGATTCGCCTGGCCGTGAGAGATCAGGATATCCCCCCTGAAAAAGTGGCCATCCATTTTTTTGGCCATCTTGACGCTTCCCCCCGGGCGATTTCCCCCCTGATTGATCGCCAGGGAAATTTGAGCGAATGGCCCGAGGGCTTTTGCGACCAGTCTGAAAAAGATTATGCCCGGCTCGCGGGATGGGACTGATGGATTTGTATGTCAATGATCTGTCATTGAGCGGTCAGTTCCCGGATCCCCGATCTGTTCGAGAGGCGCTGGAGCCCCTTCTTAAGCTTAGAAGCCGTGACCCGAATTTCCGGGGCCACTTTTATTGCTCCCGCATATTTTGCGCCCGGAAAGCCACAGGTGTCCATGATCTTCGTCAGTCGATTCTTGGAACCCGGGACAAACTCTTTATCGGCCAGGCGCTGGCTTGGCTGGCCAAATCAGGGCCTTTCTGGGAGGATCATCGTTGCTCCAATCCGGATGATTATTTTGAATATCAAACCCAAGATGTCACGGACCAGGGTTTGGGAGAGGCGGCGCGGGGAATCATTTCGGGAAGCGAGTCAGGAGTGTTCAGCTTCAGGGGAGCCCGGATTGCATTCGAAAAAAGTCCCCTGCGGGTCCGGCAGGGTCTGCCGGAAGCCCCGATTAATGATATAGATGTCCGTAATTTTTGGACAACTGAACAATTAATCGAAGTTTTCAGGTCCGCCAAAAGATATAAAGACTGGCAGGATGTTTATGCCGAAATCAGCTCGCGCTTTTCGGGTTTGCTTTTTTCGAATCATGCGATCTCTCCCCTCCTGTCAACGCCTTTCAGCAAACAGGTCGCAAAAAGAATTTTCGAATTGCTTCAAATCTTGAACGGCATGGTGGTTGAGAGCGATGAAAACGGGGAGCTTTCTCCCCGGGGAAAAGAACTGTTGAATGATCATTTTGTAGGGAAGAAAGCGTGGTTTACGGATGAGTCGCCGACAAACAAGGCTCGTTTTAAACAACATATGACTTTTCCTGATCCCGAAGACAGGAAAAAGCGTATTTTTTGCCCATGGCACGGCAAGATCAAAACGCCGCAAGTTCGCATTCATTTTGAATGGCCCCGGCCCAAGGGCCAAAAAAATATTAAGGTGGTCTATATTGGGCCTAAAATCACAAAAGGCTGAGACACAAGCGGCGTTTTTTCATCATCGAATGACCGGGCGGCTTATCCGGCGCCGTAGCTGTGAAGCCCCGGCAGATAATTGACGCCCAGGTAGGTGAATAAAACGGCGGCGAATCCCAAAATGGAAAAAAATGCGATTCGCCCGCCGCTCCACCGCCATATGATCCGGGCGTGCAACAGCGTGGCGTAAATGAGCCATGTGATCAGCGACCACGTCTCCTTGGGGTCCCAGCCCCAGTATCGGCCCCAGGCTGAGTTGGCCCACACGGCGCCGGTGATGATGCCCACCGTGAGAAAAAGAAAGCCGAAAAGCGTCATCCGGTAGGTCAGCTCGTCAATGTCCGAGAGGTCCGGAAAAAGGGAAAGCGCGCCGTCCGGGGTCTGGGCGTCTTTTTTTTTGATCAGGTACATGACGCTCAGCACAAAGGCCACGGCAAAGGCGGCGTATCCCAAAAAACAGGTGATGACATGGGCGATGAGCCAGTTGCTTTTCAGCGCCGGGATCAGGGGCTGTATCTGGTCGTTTTGAAGCGAGGCGTAGGCCATGACCAGAAAGGCCAGGGGCATGACAAAGGCCCCGACCGCCTTGAGTTTGTGGCGGTATTCCAGAAAGAGGTAAATGGCGGTGACGCACCACGCGAAAAAAACCAGGGATTCATACATGTTGGAAAGGGGCGCGTGGCCGAACCCGATTTGGTAGGACTCGGCCCACCGGGCCGTGAATCCGGCGGTGTTGGTCAGAAAGCCGATGAATGAGGCCGCAAAAGCCGCTTTGGCCGCAAAGGGTTTTTTAAAAATCCATGAGCCGATGTAAAGCACGGCGGCGAGACCGTAAATAAAGGTGGTGATCGATAAAATGTATGAGCTGCTCATCGTTTGAATCCGTCGCTTCCGCCCGTTTTCTCAGGCGCGTTTGAGTTTTTCCGAAAGGGTTTGGGCCTTGAGCTTCATTCCCAGCATGTTTTTCGCTGAAAAGCCCGCCACCCGGACCCGGGTTTTTCCTCCCTGTCTCTTCACTTCCACAAACATCTGCTGACGGCCCATGAAAAAAGAGATGTAAAACCCGATGATCATCATGATAAATCCGAGGTAAACCAACCAGACCCCGGGGTCGCGGGTGACCTGGAGGCCCGTGTAGTAGCGTTTTTCCTCCCCTGTCACTGAAATGACGATTTTGTCCCGCCGCATCCGGTCAAAGGAGGGGTA
Coding sequences:
- a CDS encoding Radical SAM protein; the encoded protein is MHYEGNIIRPPSEANSILLQATVGCSRNKCTFCGTYGGERFKIKDDSTIMADIEFAAENCRRQRRVFICDGDALIIPQKRLLAILKQIERRLPWVTRIGAYANAKSLDLKSDGELKELRAHGLGILYMGLESGDDVTLKNIKKGADGDAMVRMGQKAKKAGFKLSVTVLLGIAGKKRSKIHAEKTGEVLSRMDPDYVGALTLMLIPGTPLDDDFKAGKFELPDAFEMLSELRVMLAHTHLTRGLFHANHASNYLPIRARLPKEQKKTLALIDQALAGKIELRPEQYRGL
- the tktB gene encoding transketolase 2, thiamin-binding (Evidence 2a : Function from experimental evidences in other organisms; PubMedId : 8396116; Product type e : enzyme); this encodes MPNEQKNAATHFFTMSSKKETRIMSPEVSEQDPKLDERCVNAIRALSMDAIQKAASGHPGAPMGLAPAGYALWAQALKHNPENPQWPDRDRFVLSCGHASMLLYSLLYLTGYDVSLDDLKRFRQWRSKTPGHPEFGHTPGVETTTGPLGQGFANAVGMAMAERRLGAMFNRPDCEVVDHHTFVFCGDGDMMEGISAEAASLAGRQGLEKLICVYDDNRISIEGETRITFTEDVGARFAAMEWHVIKVKDGNRADAVLSAIKEAKAETHRPSIILLRTHIAFGSPNKQDSADAHGAPLGEEEVRLTKKSLGLSPDDFFHAPDDVLAHCRRRGEAGKRAEEKWRERHERFKAADPEAAAMWERALQGNWRGLFEKGLFEEASHDPVATRAASGKALNAAARKMPELMGGSADLAPSNKTLIEDSHDFQKETPDGRNIRFGVREHAMGAIMNGMALHGGLRLYGGTFLVFSDYMRPAIRLAALMKLPAIYVFTHDSVAVGEDGPTHQPVEHLAALRAIPGLSVIRPADALETGEAWKIALESDGPVALILSRQKLPVLTDGKQAPGEIDKGARIVWEADETPEIILIGTGSEAHVCLEAGKRLAEKGVSARVVSMASWELFEKAPEDHRNAVLDPAVKARLAVEAGISMGWEKYIGSGGAMIAMNGFGASAPGGALLKRFGFTPEAAVQKALDILGK
- a CDS encoding conserved hypothetical protein (Evidence 4 : Unknown function but conserved in other organisms), with amino-acid sequence MSMSKNDQDIHTEENGQEEEPEGLDTPSESSGWGGDYPLDSVFVRKEHRTVSEVIKRIKAKRFILNPDFQRDFVWSIKKQSRLIESCLMRIPLPVLYVAEDRDGKIVVVDGLQRLITFSRYLDDEFALRGLGEGKADFPGDNLLLGKKFTDLPLNLQERVEDTQLTLCILDSKAPNRAKLDIFERVNSGEPLSRQQMRNCLFNGPATRWLRKASQSKAFLKATGGGLSKKTMRDREAINRFCAFRLLGPEKYKGDMDDFLAKCLERMNETGKEDLENLYHAFDRSMSSNYFLFKKHAFRKSLTETGPGPRKTVINIALFDVCSVIFSKIDPSIVEDNAEKIRAAIIKLLKEDGFVRGITYGTNNLFQVLLRFAWMKKAVEEAL
- a CDS encoding conserved hypothetical protein (Evidence 4 : Unknown function but conserved in other organisms) → MPDHLKLFNFKCFDSLALPLSPLTLLTGFNAAGKSTALQGLLLLAQAFRFGGRSGDLNLNGPLARLGTPGEVISSGKGNIVFEVGDETADIKWEFQATDRTKGISARLQSVEIKTSQGTELFEGGEKWDMFLPPEAPESSIHLARKLRDLIFISAVRPAVSDAFPSPEDASLVHADVGVQGEFAPWWFQNFLDEDVEDSRCHPSDQAKTLRRQFNAWAGQLFPGAQANAHLIEKTNLTRLELRIGDTGDWRRPSNIGYGLTYAFPVIVAGLLAKPMQILIIDSPEAHLHPLGQSEMGRFLAKIAAAGVQVMIETHSDHVINGIRLAVRDQDIPPEKVAIHFFGHLDASPRAISPLIDRQGNLSEWPEGFCDQSEKDYARLAGWD
- a CDS encoding conserved hypothetical protein (Evidence 4 : Unknown function but conserved in other organisms), with product MDLYVNDLSLSGQFPDPRSVREALEPLLKLRSRDPNFRGHFYCSRIFCARKATGVHDLRQSILGTRDKLFIGQALAWLAKSGPFWEDHRCSNPDDYFEYQTQDVTDQGLGEAARGIISGSESGVFSFRGARIAFEKSPLRVRQGLPEAPINDIDVRNFWTTEQLIEVFRSAKRYKDWQDVYAEISSRFSGLLFSNHAISPLLSTPFSKQVAKRIFELLQILNGMVVESDENGELSPRGKELLNDHFVGKKAWFTDESPTNKARFKQHMTFPDPEDRKKRIFCPWHGKIKTPQVRIHFEWPRPKGQKNIKVVYIGPKITKG
- a CDS encoding C-type cytochrome biogenesis protein CcsB, whose product is MSSSYILSITTFIYGLAAVLYIGSWIFKKPFAAKAAFAASFIGFLTNTAGFTARWAESYQIGFGHAPLSNMYESLVFFAWCVTAIYLFLEYRHKLKAVGAFVMPLAFLVMAYASLQNDQIQPLIPALKSNWLIAHVITCFLGYAAFAVAFVLSVMYLIKKKDAQTPDGALSLFPDLSDIDELTYRMTLFGFLFLTVGIITGAVWANSAWGRYWGWDPKETWSLITWLIYATLLHARIIWRWSGGRIAFFSILGFAAVLFTYLGVNYLPGLHSYGAG